From Spiroplasma eriocheiris, the proteins below share one genomic window:
- the rpsL gene encoding 30S ribosomal protein S12, whose amino-acid sequence MPTINQLVRKPRKDKVWKTKAPALNRGLNSLQKKVTNTTSPQKRGVCTRVATMTPKKPNSALRKYARVRLTNGMEVTAYIPGEGHNLQEHSVVLIRGGRVKDLPGVRYHIIRGTLDTAGVNNRQQGRSLYGAKKPKAKS is encoded by the coding sequence ATGCCAACAATTAACCAATTAGTTAGAAAACCACGTAAAGATAAAGTTTGAAAAACAAAAGCGCCGGCTTTAAACCGTGGGTTGAACTCTTTACAAAAAAAGGTAACTAATACGACATCTCCTCAAAAAAGAGGGGTTTGTACTCGTGTTGCAACAATGACACCGAAAAAACCTAACTCAGCGTTAAGAAAATATGCTCGTGTTCGTTTAACAAATGGAATGGAAGTTACTGCTTACATTCCTGGTGAAGGACATAACTTACAAGAACACAGCGTTGTGTTAATTCGTGGTGGTAGGGTCAAAGACTTACCTGGGGTAAGATACCATATCATTCGGGGAACATTGGATACTGCTGGTGTTAATAACCGTCAGCAAGGAAGATCACTTTATGGAGCAAAAAAACCTAAAGCAAAATCTTAG
- the rpsG gene encoding 30S ribosomal protein S7: MRKRRAEKRDVLPDPIYNSKLVTRAINKIMIDGKRGVAQTILYGAFEKIKERTNADPLETFNKALENITPHLELKVRRIGGANYQVPIEVNEDRKITLGLRWLISYARLRNEKSMTDKLANEILDAANGVGGAVKKKDDTHKMAEANKAFAHYRW, from the coding sequence ATGCGTAAACGTAGAGCTGAAAAGAGAGATGTTTTACCAGATCCAATTTATAATTCAAAATTAGTAACACGTGCCATTAATAAAATTATGATTGATGGTAAAAGAGGAGTTGCTCAAACAATCTTATATGGAGCTTTTGAAAAAATTAAAGAAAGAACAAATGCGGATCCGTTAGAAACATTTAACAAAGCCCTGGAAAATATTACTCCACATTTAGAATTAAAAGTGCGTAGAATTGGGGGGGCTAACTACCAAGTCCCAATTGAAGTTAATGAAGATCGTAAAATTACCTTAGGGTTAAGATGATTAATTAGTTATGCAAGATTAAGAAATGAAAAAAGTATGACTGATAAATTAGCAAATGAAATTTTAGATGCTGCAAACGGAGTTGGGGGAGCAGTTAAGAAAAAAGATGATACCCATAAAATGGCAGAAGCTAATAAAGCATTTGCTCATTATCGTTGATAA
- the fusA gene encoding elongation factor G, whose translation MAREYSLENTRNIGIMAHIDAGKTTTTERILFHTGKIHKIGETHDGASQMDWMAQEQERGITITSAATTAFWKHMRINIIDTPGHVDFTVEVERSLRVLDGAVAVLDAQSGVEPQTETVWRQATTYKVPRIVFVNKMDKIGADFLYSVKTIHERLQGNAHPVQLPIGAEDQFSGIIDIIERKAYHYDGQPNEEAQEIAIPDDMKDLVEEYRTKLIEAAANFDEDLMMKYLDGQDVSVADIKAAVRKATLTSEFFPVFCGSAFKNKGVKAMLDGVIDYLPSPVDIPAIKGVLPDGSEVERHASDDEPFSALAFKIMTDPFVGKLTFFRVYSGVLKKGSSVLNSTKDKSERIGRILQMHANNRNEIEEVYAGDIAAAVGLKLTTTGDTLCDEKNEVILESMVFPEPVINLALEPKTKADQEKMSLALAKLAEEDPTFRTWTDEETGQTIIAGMGELHLDIIVDRLKREFKVEANIGAPQVSYRETFKETAEVEGKYIKQSGGRGQYGHVWIKFEPNHDKGFEFVDAIVGGKIPREFIGSVKKGLEDSMQTGKLAGYPMIDIKATLFDGSYHDVDSSQMAYEFAASLALREASKKAKPVILEPIMAVEVIVPEEYYGDVMGNLSSRRGQIEGNEQRGNAQVVKAKVPLSEMFGYATDLRSFTQGRGTYTMIFSHYQEAPKSVTEEIVKKSGKAAPAA comes from the coding sequence ATGGCAAGAGAATATTCTCTAGAAAATACGAGAAATATTGGAATTATGGCGCATATTGATGCTGGTAAAACAACAACAACAGAGCGGATTTTATTCCATACGGGAAAAATTCATAAAATTGGTGAAACCCATGATGGGGCCAGCCAAATGGACTGAATGGCCCAAGAACAAGAAAGAGGTATTACAATTACTTCAGCCGCCACAACTGCTTTTTGAAAGCATATGCGGATTAACATCATTGATACCCCTGGCCACGTTGACTTTACAGTTGAAGTTGAAAGGTCACTACGGGTATTAGATGGGGCTGTTGCGGTATTAGATGCACAGTCAGGAGTTGAACCCCAAACAGAAACTGTTTGACGTCAAGCGACGACATATAAAGTACCACGTATTGTGTTTGTTAACAAAATGGATAAAATTGGTGCTGATTTCCTATATTCAGTAAAAACAATTCATGAACGTTTACAAGGTAATGCTCACCCAGTACAATTGCCAATTGGTGCTGAAGACCAGTTTAGTGGTATTATTGATATTATTGAAAGAAAAGCATACCATTATGATGGTCAACCAAATGAAGAAGCGCAAGAAATTGCAATTCCAGATGATATGAAAGATTTAGTTGAAGAATACCGCACCAAATTAATTGAGGCAGCTGCTAACTTTGATGAAGACCTAATGATGAAATATTTAGATGGTCAAGATGTGAGTGTGGCAGATATTAAAGCAGCGGTGCGTAAAGCAACTTTAACTAGTGAATTTTTCCCAGTCTTTTGTGGAAGTGCCTTTAAAAATAAAGGGGTTAAAGCAATGTTAGATGGCGTAATTGACTACTTACCTTCCCCAGTGGATATTCCCGCAATTAAGGGAGTATTACCAGATGGAAGTGAAGTGGAAAGACATGCTTCAGATGATGAACCATTCTCAGCATTAGCTTTCAAAATTATGACTGACCCGTTTGTTGGAAAACTAACTTTCTTCCGGGTTTATTCCGGAGTCTTAAAAAAAGGAAGTAGTGTTTTAAACTCAACAAAAGATAAGTCAGAACGAATTGGGCGGATTTTACAGATGCATGCTAATAACCGTAATGAAATTGAAGAAGTTTATGCGGGAGATATTGCGGCAGCGGTTGGATTAAAATTAACAACAACTGGAGATACTTTATGTGATGAAAAAAATGAAGTAATCTTAGAATCAATGGTCTTTCCAGAACCAGTTATTAACTTGGCATTAGAACCAAAAACAAAAGCTGACCAAGAAAAAATGAGTTTAGCTTTAGCAAAATTAGCGGAAGAAGACCCAACTTTTAGAACATGAACCGATGAAGAAACTGGACAAACTATTATTGCGGGAATGGGTGAGTTACACCTTGACATTATTGTTGACCGTTTAAAACGTGAGTTTAAAGTTGAAGCAAATATTGGAGCACCCCAGGTTTCATATCGTGAAACTTTCAAAGAAACCGCCGAAGTTGAAGGAAAATACATCAAACAATCTGGAGGTCGGGGACAATATGGGCATGTTTGAATTAAATTTGAACCAAACCATGACAAAGGATTTGAATTTGTGGATGCAATTGTTGGAGGAAAAATTCCCCGTGAATTTATTGGGTCTGTTAAAAAAGGACTTGAAGATTCAATGCAGACTGGGAAACTAGCGGGTTATCCAATGATTGATATTAAAGCAACTTTATTTGATGGATCATACCATGATGTCGATTCATCACAAATGGCTTACGAATTTGCCGCTAGTTTAGCGTTACGGGAAGCTTCTAAAAAAGCAAAACCAGTTATCTTAGAACCAATTATGGCGGTGGAAGTTATTGTTCCCGAAGAATATTACGGGGATGTAATGGGTAACTTATCTTCACGTCGGGGACAAATTGAAGGAAATGAACAACGGGGAAATGCCCAAGTTGTTAAAGCAAAAGTACCATTATCAGAAATGTTTGGTTATGCAACTGACCTTCGTAGTTTTACCCAAGGGAGAGGGACCTACACAATGATCTTCTCACACTACCAAGAAGCACCAAAATCAGTTACTGAAGAAATTGTTAAAAAATCAGGAAAAGCCGCACCGGCTGCTTAA